In Luteitalea sp. TBR-22, one genomic interval encodes:
- a CDS encoding PEP-CTERM sorting domain-containing protein, which produces MRKVLRAVAVVAALGLGTGQAAAAPITTPGDYVFTNGLTGTFTSDGTKLTKWSIRVPAGTWWDEGRPWDSSLVLPTNPMGFQLVGRNNTLEFATGILLSSDLLFINWETGAYSERRSAPLCGLFGIPCPSGSLTFRLVTTPPPPTVPEPATLALMALGSLGVGLVRRRQA; this is translated from the coding sequence ATGCGGAAGGTGTTACGAGCCGTCGCTGTCGTGGCGGCATTGGGACTGGGGACCGGACAGGCAGCGGCGGCACCCATCACGACGCCTGGCGATTACGTGTTCACCAACGGACTGACGGGGACGTTCACGAGCGACGGCACCAAGCTGACGAAATGGTCGATCCGGGTGCCAGCTGGCACCTGGTGGGATGAGGGCAGGCCATGGGACAGTAGCCTCGTCCTGCCGACCAACCCCATGGGATTTCAGCTCGTCGGGCGCAACAACACCCTCGAGTTCGCCACCGGGATACTCCTGTCCTCGGACTTGCTGTTCATCAATTGGGAGACTGGCGCCTATAGCGAGAGACGAAGTGCTCCCCTGTGCGGACTCTTCGGCATTCCATGTCCGAGCGGGTCGTTGACTTTCAGGCTCGTCACGACGCCACCCCCACCGACCGTCCCTGAACCAGCCACGCTCGCCCTCATGGCCCTTGGCTCGCTCGGCGTCGGCCTGGTCCGGCGACGCCAGGCATAG
- a CDS encoding FemAB family XrtA/PEP-CTERM system-associated protein, translated as MSDTLTVSLETTRGDWDAFVASHPQATAYHDWNWREVFGPVFGHEPLYLAARRAGAIVGVLPVVGFRSRLFGKFFCSLPFVNYGGVLATTPEAAAPLLAEATRLARDRGAAHVELRHVARQLPEAPVRQHKVTMLLPLKESAEAQWTALDNKVRNMIRKAEKSELTSESGGAELLDAFYAVFSVNMRDLGTPVYPKRFFAAVLAACGPKGALHVVRHKGQPVAGSMTIVHADRVEVPWASALREARNMNPNMLLYWHMLKEVIARGGTVFDFGRSTPGEGTFLFKKQWKAEPVPLHWEYALIARDSPPDQSPGSGKFAMAIEMWKKLPVPVANTIGPLIIGNIP; from the coding sequence ATGTCCGACACCCTCACGGTCTCCCTCGAAACCACGCGCGGCGACTGGGACGCCTTCGTCGCCTCCCATCCGCAGGCCACCGCCTATCACGACTGGAACTGGCGCGAGGTGTTCGGCCCCGTCTTCGGCCACGAGCCGCTCTACCTGGCCGCCCGTCGGGCCGGTGCCATCGTCGGCGTGCTGCCGGTGGTCGGCTTCCGGAGCCGGCTGTTCGGGAAGTTCTTCTGCTCGCTGCCGTTCGTCAACTACGGCGGCGTCCTCGCCACGACACCGGAGGCGGCCGCGCCCCTGCTTGCCGAGGCGACGCGCCTGGCGCGTGACCGGGGCGCCGCGCACGTCGAGCTCCGCCACGTCGCGCGCCAACTCCCCGAGGCGCCCGTCCGGCAGCACAAGGTCACCATGCTGCTGCCGCTGAAGGAGTCGGCCGAGGCGCAGTGGACCGCGCTCGACAACAAGGTCCGCAACATGATCCGGAAGGCCGAGAAGAGCGAGCTGACCAGCGAGAGCGGCGGCGCCGAGCTCCTCGATGCCTTCTATGCCGTGTTCAGCGTGAACATGCGCGACCTCGGCACGCCGGTGTACCCGAAGCGCTTCTTCGCGGCGGTGCTGGCGGCGTGCGGACCGAAGGGGGCCCTGCACGTGGTGCGGCACAAGGGCCAGCCGGTCGCCGGGTCGATGACGATCGTCCACGCCGATCGCGTCGAGGTGCCCTGGGCGTCGGCCCTGCGCGAGGCGCGCAACATGAACCCCAACATGCTGCTGTACTGGCACATGCTGAAGGAGGTGATCGCGCGCGGCGGCACGGTGTTCGACTTCGGGCGGTCGACGCCGGGCGAGGGCACGTTCCTGTTCAAGAAGCAATGGAAGGCCGAGCCGGTGCCCCTGCACTGGGAGTACGCGCTCATCGCGCGCGACAGCCCGCCCGACCAGAGCCCCGGCAGCGGCAAGTTCGCGATGGCCATCGAGATGTGGAAGAAGCTGCCGGTGCCCGTGGCGAACACGATCGGGCCGCTCATCATCGGGAACATCCCCTAG
- a CDS encoding RNA polymerase sigma factor, with protein sequence MRLVTATPLPASLAVPEPGTALALDEAEFQAFYDATASRLRAYLRRSLPAEAVDDAVQEAYLRLLRTPHAALPQDERRAYLYRIAANLATDAYRARRKESVADGVAPDDLPARAAAAGTRLDVTRALDRLRVQERTMLWLAYVEQASHREIASALEVKEGSVRVLLSRARHKLAAALGVSR encoded by the coding sequence ATGCGCCTGGTCACCGCCACGCCGTTGCCCGCGAGCCTCGCCGTGCCTGAACCGGGCACGGCGCTCGCCCTCGACGAGGCGGAGTTCCAGGCCTTCTACGACGCCACGGCGAGCCGGCTGCGTGCGTACCTGCGGCGCAGCCTGCCAGCCGAAGCCGTCGACGACGCGGTGCAGGAGGCGTACCTGCGACTGCTGCGCACGCCGCACGCGGCGCTGCCGCAGGATGAACGTCGCGCGTACCTCTACCGCATCGCGGCGAACCTGGCGACCGACGCGTACCGCGCCCGGCGCAAGGAGTCCGTGGCCGACGGGGTGGCCCCCGACGACCTGCCGGCGCGCGCCGCGGCCGCGGGGACGAGGCTCGACGTCACCCGCGCCCTCGACCGGTTGCGGGTGCAGGAGCGTACGATGCTCTGGCTCGCCTACGTGGAACAGGCCAGCCACCGCGAGATCGCCTCGGCGCTCGAAGTGAAGGAAGGCAGCGTGCGGGTCCTGCTCTCCCGCGCACGACACAAGCTCGCCGCCGCGCTCGGCGTGAGTCGGTGA
- a CDS encoding CocE/NonD family hydrolase, translating into MSRYVPHVLLASVVLSLCSLTLLAQPATAPAPPAPSAKDTHQKAEHLIPMRDGVRLHTAVYTPKTCPPGGAPILLQRTPYSASPYGPDTYPPVVGPTREYAAEPWIVAYQDVRGRYLSEGEWEEVRPYVPNKTGKQVDESSDTWDTIDWLVKQVPCNNGKVGMWGISYPGFYALAALIDAHPALKAVSPQAPVTDYYLGDDSFHNGAFMLAHNFSFYVDFPPRGPQPRRPARDAPFDYGTRDGYRFYLQAGSLMEMSRKYGLDRNPYWMQNHEHTTYDAFWKARSIWRHFRNVTPEVLVVGGWYDAEDLSGALRTFRALREQSPQTRSSLVMGPWTHGGWARSDGTRTGQMEFGQPTGVHYRKEIEHRFFTRALRDGGAPAVPGVSVFETGANRWRTSDSWPPATTRQAYYLGEGRTLVTTVPSSAEGADEYVSDPANPVPLVGEPAIGMPRDYMASDQAFAAGRPDVLVYRSAVLTEDVTVLGPIGVDLRVSTTGTDSDFVVKVLDEPGEGQPGAGKQILVRGEPFRGKFRKSFEAPEPFVPGQPDRIRFDLPDVAHTFLKGHRIVVHVQSSWFPLVDRNPQTFTDIPNAKPEQFVKATQRVYRGSHVILPVSR; encoded by the coding sequence ATGTCCCGCTACGTCCCGCACGTCCTGCTGGCCTCGGTCGTCCTGTCGCTCTGCTCGCTGACGCTGCTGGCGCAGCCGGCCACCGCGCCCGCGCCGCCGGCCCCGAGCGCGAAGGACACGCACCAGAAAGCGGAGCACCTCATCCCGATGCGCGACGGCGTGCGGCTGCACACCGCCGTGTATACGCCTAAGACGTGCCCGCCCGGTGGCGCGCCGATCCTGCTGCAGCGTACGCCGTACAGCGCGAGCCCCTATGGTCCCGACACGTACCCGCCCGTCGTCGGTCCGACGCGCGAGTACGCCGCCGAGCCATGGATCGTCGCCTACCAGGACGTGCGCGGTCGCTATCTCTCGGAGGGCGAGTGGGAGGAGGTGCGGCCGTACGTCCCGAACAAGACCGGCAAGCAGGTCGACGAGTCCTCCGACACCTGGGACACGATCGACTGGCTGGTCAAGCAGGTGCCCTGCAACAACGGCAAGGTCGGGATGTGGGGCATCTCGTACCCGGGGTTCTACGCGCTGGCCGCGCTCATCGACGCGCATCCGGCGCTGAAGGCCGTGTCGCCGCAGGCACCCGTCACCGACTACTACCTCGGCGACGACTCGTTCCACAACGGCGCCTTCATGCTGGCGCACAACTTCTCGTTCTACGTCGATTTCCCGCCACGCGGCCCACAGCCGCGTCGTCCGGCCCGCGACGCCCCCTTCGACTACGGCACGCGCGACGGCTACCGCTTCTACCTGCAGGCCGGCTCGCTGATGGAGATGAGCCGGAAGTACGGACTCGACAGGAACCCGTACTGGATGCAGAACCACGAGCACACGACGTACGACGCGTTCTGGAAGGCGCGATCCATCTGGCGGCATTTCCGCAACGTGACGCCGGAGGTGCTGGTGGTGGGCGGTTGGTACGACGCCGAGGACCTGAGCGGCGCGCTGCGGACGTTCCGTGCGCTGCGCGAGCAGAGCCCGCAGACGCGGTCGTCGCTGGTGATGGGCCCGTGGACGCACGGCGGATGGGCGCGCAGCGACGGCACCCGCACCGGGCAGATGGAGTTCGGACAGCCGACCGGCGTGCACTATCGCAAGGAGATCGAGCACCGGTTCTTCACGCGGGCGTTGCGCGACGGCGGCGCGCCGGCCGTGCCGGGCGTGTCGGTCTTCGAGACCGGCGCCAACCGCTGGCGCACGTCGGACTCGTGGCCGCCCGCCACCACACGCCAGGCCTACTACCTGGGCGAGGGCAGGACCCTCGTGACCACGGTCCCGTCGTCAGCGGAAGGCGCCGACGAGTACGTCAGCGACCCGGCCAACCCCGTGCCGCTCGTGGGCGAGCCGGCCATCGGCATGCCGCGCGACTACATGGCGTCGGACCAGGCGTTCGCCGCCGGGCGTCCGGACGTGCTCGTCTACCGGAGCGCGGTGCTCACCGAAGACGTGACGGTCCTCGGCCCGATCGGCGTCGACCTGCGGGTGTCGACGACCGGCACGGATTCGGACTTCGTGGTGAAGGTGCTCGACGAGCCCGGGGAGGGACAGCCCGGCGCCGGCAAGCAGATCCTGGTGCGCGGCGAGCCGTTCCGCGGCAAGTTCCGGAAGTCGTTCGAGGCGCCCGAGCCCTTCGTGCCCGGGCAGCCCGATCGCATCCGCTTCGACCTGCCCGACGTGGCCCACACCTTCCTGAAGGGCCATCGCATCGTCGTGCACGTGCAGAGCTCGTGGTTCCCGCTCGTGGATCGCAATCCCCAGACCTTCACCGACATCCCGAACGCGAAGCCCGAGCAGTTCGTGAAGGCCACGCAGCGCGTCTACCGCGGCTCACACGTGATCCTGCCCGTGAGCCGGTAA
- a CDS encoding dipeptidase gives MNKILDHINTHRDDYIQQLKGFLAIPSISALPEHAPDVRRCAEWCVAELQRIGLKNATLHETPGHPIVYAEWLGAPGAPTMLFYGHYDVQPVDPIDLWESPPFEATVREGAIYARGSADDKGQIFMHLKAIEATLSQSGTLPINVKVMLEGEEEVGSANLDTFIAANKDLLKADVVVISDSPMFDRDVPSICYGLRGLAYFQIDVRGSSTDLHSGSYGGAVANPAIVLTQLLSQMKDKSGKVRIPGFYDAVVDVTEAEKKEFSRLPFNEKRWAKEIGLPKPFGESGYSTLERKWARPTFEVNGLLAGFTGEGAKTVIPAKAMAKVSMRLVPNQDPATIGKLFEDYVKKLAPKTVEVTVTHMHGGKPWTTGFDNAWVQAAGRAIEKGFGRTPVFVREGGSIPVVSTFQEVLGLPSVLFGIGLPGENAHAPNEWLDLGNFHNGVLAAAYLYDELSRVSG, from the coding sequence ATGAACAAGATCCTCGATCACATCAACACGCACCGCGACGACTACATCCAGCAGCTCAAAGGGTTCCTGGCGATCCCGAGCATCAGCGCGCTGCCCGAGCACGCGCCCGACGTCCGACGCTGCGCCGAGTGGTGCGTCGCGGAACTGCAACGCATCGGCCTGAAGAACGCCACGCTGCACGAGACGCCCGGCCACCCGATCGTCTACGCCGAGTGGCTCGGCGCCCCGGGGGCGCCGACGATGCTGTTCTACGGGCACTACGACGTCCAGCCGGTGGACCCGATCGACCTGTGGGAGTCGCCGCCGTTCGAGGCGACGGTGCGCGAGGGCGCCATCTACGCGCGCGGCTCGGCCGACGACAAGGGGCAGATCTTCATGCACCTGAAGGCCATCGAAGCCACCCTCTCGCAGTCGGGAACACTCCCCATCAACGTCAAGGTGATGCTCGAGGGCGAGGAAGAGGTCGGCAGCGCCAACCTCGACACCTTCATCGCCGCCAACAAGGACCTCCTGAAGGCCGACGTCGTCGTCATCTCCGACTCGCCGATGTTCGACCGTGACGTGCCGTCGATCTGCTACGGCCTGCGCGGCCTGGCGTACTTCCAGATCGACGTCCGCGGCAGCAGCACCGACCTGCACTCGGGGTCGTACGGTGGCGCGGTGGCCAACCCGGCCATCGTGCTCACGCAGCTGCTCTCGCAGATGAAGGACAAGAGCGGGAAGGTCAGGATTCCGGGCTTCTACGACGCGGTGGTCGACGTGACCGAGGCGGAGAAGAAGGAGTTCTCGCGCCTGCCGTTCAACGAGAAGCGCTGGGCCAAGGAGATCGGCTTGCCCAAGCCGTTCGGCGAGAGCGGCTACTCGACGCTCGAGCGCAAGTGGGCGCGCCCGACCTTCGAGGTCAACGGCCTGCTCGCCGGCTTCACGGGCGAGGGCGCCAAGACGGTGATTCCGGCCAAGGCGATGGCCAAGGTGAGCATGCGCCTGGTGCCGAACCAGGATCCGGCGACGATCGGCAAGCTGTTCGAGGACTACGTGAAGAAGCTCGCGCCGAAGACCGTCGAGGTGACGGTGACGCACATGCACGGCGGCAAGCCGTGGACGACCGGCTTCGACAACGCGTGGGTGCAGGCGGCGGGCCGCGCCATCGAGAAGGGCTTCGGGCGCACGCCGGTGTTCGTGCGCGAGGGCGGCTCCATCCCTGTCGTCTCGACCTTCCAGGAGGTGCTGGGCCTGCCGAGCGTGCTCTTCGGCATCGGCCTGCCCGGCGAGAACGCCCACGCGCCGAACGAGTGGCTCGACCTCGGCAACTTCCACAACGGCGTGCTGGCGGCGGCGTATCTCTACGACGAGCTGTCGCGTGTGAGCGGGTAA
- a CDS encoding sulfurtransferase, protein MADNPKGYANPQLLITPGELSAQLAAGETPLLLDLRPAEAWAAGHLPGAVHLDLFGISLVDTDPAPLRAFLWILEHLLASRGVEAGRRVIVYDEKSGMRAARAFWALEFFGHPRTQQLDGGFGAWQAGGHPVSTEPVAPVATSWTGTPVEERIASYRHVWDRLKATDVAILDTRSDGEYDGTLVRAARGGRIPGAVHVEWTTNLRPDGSFKSSDELRAMYEPLGVTPDKEVLTYCQGGYRAAHGYLALRLLGYPRVRNYVGSWKEWGDRLELPVET, encoded by the coding sequence ATGGCGGACAACCCCAAGGGGTATGCCAACCCCCAGCTCCTGATCACGCCCGGCGAGTTGTCGGCGCAACTGGCGGCAGGCGAGACGCCCCTGCTCCTCGACCTCAGGCCGGCGGAGGCGTGGGCGGCCGGGCACCTGCCCGGCGCCGTCCACCTCGACCTGTTCGGCATCAGCCTTGTCGACACCGATCCGGCACCGCTGCGCGCGTTCCTGTGGATCCTCGAGCACCTGCTCGCGTCACGGGGCGTGGAGGCGGGCCGGCGCGTGATCGTCTACGACGAGAAGTCCGGGATGCGCGCGGCGCGCGCGTTCTGGGCGCTCGAGTTCTTCGGGCACCCGCGCACGCAGCAGCTCGACGGTGGTTTCGGTGCGTGGCAGGCGGGTGGGCACCCGGTGAGCACCGAGCCGGTGGCACCGGTGGCCACCTCGTGGACCGGCACTCCCGTGGAGGAGCGCATCGCCTCGTACCGTCACGTGTGGGATCGGCTGAAGGCGACCGACGTGGCCATCCTCGACACCCGGTCCGATGGCGAGTACGACGGGACGCTCGTGCGCGCGGCACGGGGCGGACGCATCCCTGGCGCCGTGCACGTCGAGTGGACGACGAACCTGCGGCCCGACGGCAGCTTCAAGAGCAGCGACGAGCTGCGCGCGATGTACGAGCCGCTCGGCGTCACGCCCGACAAGGAAGTGCTCACCTACTGCCAGGGCGGCTACCGCGCGGCGCACGGCTATCTCGCCCTGCGCCTGCTCGGCTATCCCCGCGTGCGCAACTACGTGGGCTCCTGGAAGGAATGGGGCGACAGGCTGGAGTTGCCGGTAGAAACGTAG
- a CDS encoding transcriptional regulator → MTERLRTQDDVPVGRLRGFRPRVRSIDSHADPSSPLNLDKLIHERLRLAIVSSLAVQDKLSFNDLKSLLRTTDGNLSVHARKLEDAGYISCTKTFEGRLPRSEYSLTRAGRVALERYLGHMEALITATRTGSPKPEEPKLP, encoded by the coding sequence ATGACCGAACGACTCCGGACGCAGGACGACGTGCCTGTGGGCCGGTTGCGAGGCTTCCGACCGCGCGTACGGTCGATCGACTCGCACGCCGATCCCTCGTCGCCGCTCAACCTCGACAAGTTGATCCACGAGCGGCTCCGCCTGGCCATCGTGAGTTCGCTGGCCGTGCAGGACAAGCTGTCGTTCAACGACCTCAAGTCGCTGCTGCGCACGACCGACGGCAACCTGAGCGTCCATGCGCGCAAGCTGGAGGACGCGGGGTACATCAGCTGCACCAAGACGTTCGAGGGACGCCTGCCGCGCAGCGAGTACTCGCTGACCCGTGCCGGGCGTGTCGCCCTCGAGCGCTACCTGGGGCACATGGAAGCGCTGATCACCGCCACCCGCACCGGCAGCCCGAAGCCCGAGGAGCCGAAGCTGCCGTAG
- a CDS encoding fumarylacetoacetate hydrolase family protein, with translation MLLYRTDHGLVLVTDGRALRLTDLSFDELLQDRSPVARLRAHAAKAPETDGATPQVLLAPIGSQEVWAAGVTYFRSRDARMDESRESGGATFYDRVYEAPRPEMFFKATAPRVVGPGGTVRVRRDSAWSVPEPELVLVINAAGAVVGYTVGNDVSARDIEGENPLYLPQAKVYDGACAIGPGVLFTEAALPPTTGIRLAITRGGSVAFEGQTTTGQIKRGFDELAGWLYRETTFPVGCYLFTGTGIVPPDDFTLASGDEVAITIDGIGTLTNTVA, from the coding sequence ATGCTGCTGTACCGTACCGACCACGGTCTCGTCCTCGTCACCGACGGGCGCGCGCTGCGCCTTACCGACCTCTCCTTCGACGAGCTCCTGCAGGATCGATCGCCGGTGGCGCGGCTGCGCGCCCATGCCGCGAAGGCTCCGGAGACCGACGGCGCGACACCCCAGGTGCTGCTGGCGCCGATCGGGTCGCAGGAGGTGTGGGCGGCCGGCGTGACGTACTTCCGGAGCCGCGACGCTCGCATGGACGAGTCGCGCGAGAGCGGCGGCGCGACGTTCTACGATCGCGTCTACGAGGCGCCGCGGCCGGAGATGTTCTTCAAGGCGACGGCGCCGCGCGTGGTCGGTCCGGGTGGCACCGTGCGCGTGCGCCGCGACTCGGCCTGGTCGGTGCCGGAGCCCGAGTTGGTGCTGGTCATCAACGCCGCTGGTGCGGTGGTCGGCTACACGGTGGGCAACGACGTCAGCGCGCGCGACATCGAGGGCGAGAACCCGCTGTACCTGCCGCAGGCGAAGGTCTACGACGGCGCCTGCGCCATCGGCCCCGGCGTGCTGTTCACCGAGGCCGCCCTGCCCCCGACGACGGGCATCCGGCTGGCGATCACCCGCGGCGGGTCAGTGGCGTTCGAGGGGCAGACGACCACCGGCCAGATCAAGCGTGGCTTCGACGAACTGGCCGGCTGGCTCTATCGCGAGACGACGTTCCCGGTCGGCTGCTACCTGTTCACCGGGACGGGCATCGTGCCTCCCGACGACTTCACGCTGGCGAGCGGCGACGAGGTGGCGATCACCATCGACGGGATCGGCACGCTCACGAACACGGTCGCCTGA